In Mustela lutreola isolate mMusLut2 chromosome 1, mMusLut2.pri, whole genome shotgun sequence, one genomic interval encodes:
- the EIF4G2 gene encoding eukaryotic translation initiation factor 4 gamma 2, protein MLRPPVLAGSGPRVDGRGERKREFASFCQLGRKRGGGCQSLRDLWGGRGSARRRRMGRRPLSCLENKEPGAGPAGAAFAPPRRGLPPAASRGGCRKHFPNSSLGFSFLPSSSLPTPSINIILLKILRCQAAKVESAIAEGGASRFSASSGGGGSRGAPQHYPKTAGNSEFLGKTPGQNAQKWIPARSTRRDDNSAANNSANEKERHDAIFRKVRGILNKLTPEKFDKLCLELLNVGVESKLILKGVILLIVDKALEEPKYSSLYAQLCLRLAEDAPNFDGPAAEGQPGQKQSTTFRRLLISKLQDEFENRTRNVDVYDKRENPLLPEEEEQRAIAKIKMLGNIKFIGELGKLDLIHESILHKCIKTLLEKKKRVQLKDMGEDLECLCQIMRTVGPRLDHERAKSLMDQYFARMCSLMLSKELPARIRFLLQDTVELREHHWVPRKAFLDNGPKTINQIRQDAVKDLGVFIPAPMAQGMRSDFFLEGPFMPPRMKMDRDPLGGLADMFGQMPGSGIGTGPGVIQDRFSPTMGRHRSNQLFNGHGGHIMPPTQSQFGEMGGKFMKSQGLSQLYHNQSQGLLSQLQGQSKDMPPRFSKKGQLNADEISLRPAQSFLMNKNQVPKLQPQITMIPPSAQPPRTQTPPLGQTPQLGLKTNPPLIQEKPAKTSKKPPPSKEELLKLTETVVTEYLNSGNANEAVNGVREMRAPKHFLPEMLSKVIILSLDRSDEDKEKASSLISLLKQEGIATSDNFMQAFLNVLDQCPKLEVDIPLVKSYLAQFAARAIISELVSISELAQPLESGTHFPLFLLCLQQLAKLQDREWLTELFQQSKVNMQKMLPEIDQNKDRMLEILEGKGLSFLFPLLKLEKELLKQIKLDPSPQTIYKWIKDNISPRLHVDKGFVNILMTSFLQYISSEVNPPSDETDSSSAPSKEQLEQEKQLLLSFKPVMQKFLHDHVDLQVSALYALQVHCYNSNFPKGMLLRFFVHFYDMEIIEEEAFLAWKEDITQEFPGKGKALFQVNQWLTWLETAEEEESEEEAD, encoded by the exons GCGGGGAGGTTGTCGGAAGCACTTCCCTAACTCCAGCCTGG GTTTTTCATTTCTCCcatcctcttccctccccaccccatccattAATATTATTCTTTTGAAGATTCTTCGTTGTCAAGCCGCCAAAGTGGAGAGTGCGATTGCAGAAGGGGGTGCTTCTCGTTTCAG tgcttCTTCGGGCGGAGGAGGAAGTAGGGGTGCACCTCAGCACTATCCCAAGACTGCTGGCAACAG CGAGTTCCTGGGGAAAACCCCAGGGCAAAACGCTCAGAAATGGATTCCTGCACGAAGCACTAGACGAGATGACAACTCCGCAGCAAACAACTCCGCAAATGAAAAAGAACGACATGATGCAATCTTCAGGAAAGTAAGAGG CATACTAAATAAGCTTACTCCTGAAAAGTTTGACAAGCTATGCCTTGAGCTCCTCAATGTGGGTGTAGAGTCTAAACTCATCCTTAAAGGGGTCATACTGCTG ATTGTGGACAAAGCCCTAGAAGAGCCAAAGTATAGCTCACTGTATGCTCAGCTATGTCTGCGATTGGCAGAAGATGCACCAAACTTTGATGGCCCAGCAGCAGAGGGTCAACCAGGACAGAAGCAAAGCACA aCATTCAGACGCCTCCTAATTTCCAAATTACAAGATGAATTTGAAAACCGAACCAGAAATGTTGATG TCTATGATAAGCGTGAAAATCCCCTCCTCCccgaggaggaggaacagagagccATTGCTAAGATCAAGATGTTGGGGAACATCAAATTCATTGGAGAACTTGGAAAGCTTGATCTTATTCATGAATCTATCCTTCATAAGTGCATCAAAACA cttttggaaaagaagaagagagtcCAACTCAAAGATATGGGAGAGGATTTGGAGTGCCTCTGTCAGATAATGAGGACAGTGGGACCTAGATTAGACCATGAACGAGCCAAG tcCTTAATGGATCAGTACTTTGCCCGAATGTGCTCCTTGATGTTAAGTAAGGAATTGCCAGCAAGGATTCGTTTCCTGCTGCAG gataCCGTAGAGTTGCGAGAACACCATTGGGTTCCTCGCAAGGCTTTTCTTGACAATGGACCAAAGACGATCAATCAAATCCGTCAAGATGCAGTAAAA gatctaGGAGTGTTTATTCCTGCTCCTATGGCTCAAGGAATGAGAAGTGACTTCTTTCTGGAGGGACCGTTCATGCCACCCAGGATGAAAATGGATAGGGACCCACTTGGAGGACTTGCTGATATGTTTGGACAAATGCCAG GTAGTGGAATTGGTACTGGTCCAGGAGTTATACAGGATAGATTTTCACCCACCATGGGGCGTCATCGTTCGAATCAACTCTTCAATGGCCATGGGGGACACATCATGCCTCCCACACAATCGCAGTTTGGAGAGATGGGAGGCAAGTTCATGAAAAGCCAg GGGCTAAGCCAGCTCTACCATAACCAGAGTCAGGGACTCTTATCCCAGCTGCAAGGACAGTCGAAGGATATGCCACCTCGGTTTTCTAAGAAAGGACAGCTTAATGCAGATGAG ATTAGCCTGAGGCCTGCTCAGTCGTTCCTAATGAATAAAAATCAAGTGCCAAAGCTTCAGCCCCAGATAACTATGATTCCTCCTAGTGCACAACCACCACGCACTCAAACGCCGCCTCTGGGACAG acacCTCAGCTTGGTCTCAAAACTAATCCACCACTTATCCAGGAAAAGCCTGCTAAGACCAGTAAAAAGCCACCACCATCGAAGGAAGAACTACTTAAACTAACT GAAACTGTTGTGACTGAATATCTGaatagtgggaatgcaaatgaaGCTGTCAATGGTGTACGAGAAATGAGGGCTCCTAAACACTTTCTTCCTGAGATGTTAAGCAAAGTAATTATCCTGTCACTAGATAGAAGtgatgaagataaagaaaaagcaagttCTTTGATCAGTTTGCTCAAACAGGAAGGGATAGCCACAAGTGACAACTTCATGCAG GCTTTCCTGAATGTGTTGGACCAGTGCCCCAAACTGGAGGTTGACATCCCTTTGGTGAAATCATATTTAGCACAGTTTGCAGCTCGTGCCATCATTTCAGAGCTGGTGAGCATTTCAGAACTAGCTCAACCACTGGAAAGTGGCacccattttcctctcttcttacTTTGTCTTCAGCAATTAGCTAAATTACAAGATCGAGAATGGTTAACAGAACTTTTTCAACAAAGCAAGGTCAATATGCAGAAAATGCTCCCAG AAATTGATCAGAATAAGGACCGCATGTTGGAGATTCTGGAAGGAAAGGGACTGAGTTTCTTATTCCCACTCCTCAAATTGGAGAAGGAACTGCTGAAGCAAATAAAGTTGGATCCATCCCCTCAGACcatatataaatggattaaagataaCATCTCCCCCAGACTTCATGTAGATAAAGGATTTGTGAACATCTTAATGACTAG CTTCTTACAGTATATTTCTAGTGAAGTAAACCCACCCAGTGATGAGACagattcttcctctgctccttccaaaGAACAGTTAGAGCAGGAAAAACAACTGCTTCTTTCTTTCAAGCCAGTAATGCAGAAATTTCTTCACGATCACGTTGATCTGCAAGTCAGTGCCCTGTATGCTCTTCAGGTGCACTGCTACAACAGCAACTTCCCCAAAG GCATGTTACTCCGcttttttgttcacttttatGACATGGAAATTATTGAAGAAGAAGCTTTCTTGGCTTGGAAAGAAGATATAACCCAAGAGTTTCCTGGGAAAGGCAAGGCTTTGTTCCAG GTGAATCAGTGGCTAACCTGGCTAGAAACTGCTGAAGAAGAGGAGTCCGAGGAAGAAGCTGACTAA